The following proteins are encoded in a genomic region of Archangium lipolyticum:
- a CDS encoding BON domain-containing protein: MADRRRHGMERQGLGQDPERGTRRDVTERGRDMGRTRNARDEDRGPGRGYREEDRDRGRFGGGGGMRGSGFDDRDVGRYGRGYEYGGDEDRGRFDQDSREEYQRGGLMRGAPGVRRAGGPGEEFGEGFWSEVTRERTRGDFNRYGDRGAVRTQPYDTDRWDRGTYALGAARDPEDMRRYGWGEGWSQDQGNDRGYGTRGFGDTDYEPPRVQSSYIEQRPRTGYATSPTRDMDREMGHGAGRGGMQGAYPYYEQSPELPRRQGRGPRNYQRSDERIREDLCERLMRAWMDADDVDVRVEKGEVTLTGTVKSRDEKRAIEDVAEDILGVKEVHNELRVAREQQRDLGQERRDEDQGSKQEGRTLQ, from the coding sequence ATGGCGGACAGGCGGCGGCATGGCATGGAGCGGCAGGGATTGGGCCAGGACCCGGAGCGCGGCACCCGGCGTGATGTCACGGAACGAGGGCGGGACATGGGCCGCACGCGAAACGCCCGCGACGAGGATCGGGGCCCGGGCCGGGGCTACCGCGAGGAGGACCGGGACCGGGGCCGCTTCGGAGGTGGCGGTGGCATGAGGGGCAGCGGCTTCGACGATCGCGACGTGGGCCGCTACGGCCGGGGCTACGAGTACGGCGGTGACGAGGACCGGGGACGTTTCGACCAGGACAGCCGCGAGGAGTACCAGCGCGGCGGGCTGATGCGGGGAGCGCCAGGCGTGCGCCGGGCGGGCGGCCCCGGCGAGGAGTTCGGCGAGGGCTTCTGGAGCGAGGTGACGCGCGAGCGCACCCGGGGCGACTTCAACCGCTACGGGGACCGCGGCGCCGTCCGCACACAGCCGTACGACACCGACCGCTGGGACCGGGGCACCTACGCACTGGGCGCCGCGAGGGACCCGGAGGACATGCGGCGCTACGGCTGGGGCGAAGGCTGGAGCCAGGATCAGGGCAATGATCGCGGCTACGGCACGCGCGGCTTCGGCGATACGGACTACGAGCCCCCACGCGTGCAGTCCTCGTACATCGAGCAGCGCCCGCGCACCGGCTACGCCACCAGCCCCACGCGGGACATGGACCGGGAGATGGGCCACGGCGCCGGCCGCGGCGGCATGCAGGGCGCCTACCCCTACTACGAGCAGTCTCCCGAGCTGCCCCGGCGCCAGGGCCGAGGGCCGCGCAACTACCAGCGCTCGGATGAGCGCATCCGCGAGGATCTCTGCGAGCGGCTGATGCGGGCCTGGATGGACGCCGACGACGTGGACGTCCGGGTGGAGAAGGGCGAGGTCACCCTCACCGGCACGGTGAAGAGCCGCGACGAGAAGCGCGCCATCGAGGACGTGGCCGAGGACATCCTGGGCGTGAAGGAGGTCCACAACGAGCTCCGCGTCGCCCGCGAGCAGCAGCGCGACCTGGGACAGGAGCGTCGGGACGAGGACCAGGGCTCGAAGCAGGAAGGCCGGACGCTGCAGTGA
- a CDS encoding BON domain-containing protein, with translation MARRDNDNYGQEQRFPVRARRMERPVQDYGTQRGEQGRPGYGSFGAERGYNQGGYGGLGAYERGYQPRSYDAKLVRPPRGYQRSDDRIREDVCERLMEGPVDVGDVEVTVKDGEVTLMGTVEERWEKRAIEDIAAHVRGVHDVHNRVRVKPPEDRPMAREATRLREERPQEPQGDQPHMGS, from the coding sequence ATGGCACGGCGTGACAACGACAACTACGGCCAGGAGCAACGCTTCCCGGTGCGCGCGCGGCGCATGGAGCGCCCGGTACAGGACTACGGAACCCAACGCGGCGAGCAGGGCCGTCCGGGTTACGGCTCGTTCGGGGCCGAGCGGGGCTACAACCAGGGCGGCTACGGAGGGCTGGGCGCCTACGAGCGCGGCTACCAGCCTCGAAGCTACGACGCGAAGCTGGTGCGCCCGCCACGCGGCTACCAGCGCTCGGATGACCGCATCCGTGAGGACGTCTGCGAGCGGCTCATGGAAGGGCCCGTCGACGTGGGTGACGTGGAGGTCACCGTCAAGGACGGCGAGGTGACCCTGATGGGCACGGTGGAGGAGCGCTGGGAGAAGCGCGCCATCGAGGACATCGCCGCGCACGTGCGTGGCGTGCACGACGTGCACAACCGCGTCCGCGTGAAACCCCCGGAAGACAGGCCGATGGCCCGGGAAGCCACGAGGCTGCGCGAGGAGCGGCCCCAGGAGCCGCAGGGCGATCAGCCGCACATGGGCTCCTGA
- a CDS encoding R3H domain-containing nucleic acid-binding protein, with the protein MSSRDAIAVPHDDFQLLVSVLPEPLQAAVRELSPTEVLEVVMDLGRSPEARLTGRVVRLSETPVTRKDLEHVLGQVGSVGEDNRAGIERTLHRVSAIRNRQNKVVGLTLRVGRAIFGTIDMLKDLIGSGLNILLLGRPGVGKTTKLREVARVLADDLGKRVMVVDTSNEIGGDGDIPHPGIGGARRMQVSRPDRQHDVMIEAVENHMPEAIIVDEIGTSAEAAAARTIAERGVQLVATAHGNTLENLVLNPTLSDLVGGVHVVTLSDEEARRRRTQKTISERRAPPTFDVVVEMVNRDEVLVHRDTAQSVDRLLAGENVGGERRQLVEGQVEVKEEPEAVAPLPTRAAEAPRGLSRGSSREPAPGREPSRTAPPPRREPGLRQGTTRVYAHAASRDLLERVLRDLGADARVAGRLENADVVITLRSRANDPKLRKVSEKTGARVLAIKRNSSSEMRRVLRDIFLLAEGVDEEQIREAVLEAEHAIQRVLSESVAVPLAPRPPRLRKLQHRLVSRYHLETVSHGSEPQRHLTIYPLGAIVDMPRGRELDGDEEEGAEGLA; encoded by the coding sequence ATGAGCTCGCGCGACGCCATTGCCGTTCCCCATGACGACTTCCAGCTCCTCGTGAGTGTCCTGCCCGAGCCTCTGCAGGCGGCGGTGAGGGAGCTGTCTCCCACGGAGGTCCTCGAGGTGGTGATGGACCTCGGCCGCTCGCCCGAGGCCCGGCTCACCGGGCGCGTGGTGCGCCTGTCCGAAACCCCCGTCACCCGCAAGGACCTGGAGCACGTGCTGGGGCAGGTGGGCTCGGTGGGCGAGGACAACCGCGCCGGCATCGAGCGCACCCTCCACCGCGTCTCCGCCATCCGCAACCGTCAGAACAAGGTCGTGGGCCTCACGCTGCGCGTGGGGCGCGCCATCTTCGGCACCATCGACATGCTCAAGGATCTGATCGGCAGCGGCCTCAACATCCTGCTGCTCGGCCGGCCCGGGGTGGGCAAGACGACGAAGCTGCGCGAGGTGGCCCGCGTGCTGGCCGATGACCTGGGCAAGCGCGTCATGGTGGTGGACACCTCCAATGAGATTGGAGGCGACGGAGACATCCCCCACCCGGGCATCGGCGGCGCGCGCCGCATGCAGGTGTCGCGGCCGGACCGGCAGCACGACGTGATGATCGAGGCGGTGGAGAACCACATGCCCGAGGCCATCATCGTCGACGAGATTGGCACCTCGGCCGAGGCCGCCGCGGCCCGCACCATCGCCGAGCGCGGCGTGCAGCTGGTGGCCACGGCCCACGGCAACACGCTGGAGAACCTCGTCCTCAACCCCACGCTGTCGGACCTGGTGGGCGGCGTGCACGTCGTCACGCTCAGCGACGAGGAGGCGCGGCGGCGGCGCACGCAGAAGACGATCAGCGAGCGCCGGGCTCCGCCCACCTTCGACGTGGTGGTGGAGATGGTGAACCGCGACGAGGTGCTGGTGCACCGCGACACCGCCCAGTCGGTGGACCGGCTGCTGGCGGGCGAGAACGTGGGCGGCGAGCGGCGCCAGCTCGTCGAGGGCCAGGTGGAGGTGAAGGAGGAGCCCGAGGCGGTGGCTCCCCTGCCGACCCGTGCCGCCGAGGCGCCTCGCGGGCTCTCGCGCGGATCCTCCCGGGAGCCAGCTCCCGGTCGCGAGCCGTCCCGGACGGCCCCTCCGCCCCGGCGCGAGCCCGGCCTGCGCCAGGGCACCACGCGCGTCTACGCGCACGCGGCCAGCAGGGATCTGCTCGAGCGGGTGCTGCGGGACCTTGGCGCGGACGCGCGCGTGGCGGGCCGCCTGGAGAACGCGGACGTCGTCATCACGTTGCGCTCGCGGGCGAACGATCCGAAGTTGCGAAAGGTGTCGGAGAAGACGGGGGCGCGCGTGCTGGCCATCAAGCGCAACAGCTCGTCGGAGATGCGGCGGGTGCTGCGCGACATCTTCCTCCTCGCCGAGGGCGTGGACGAGGAGCAGATCCGCGAGGCGGTGCTCGAGGCCGAGCATGCCATCCAGCGCGTGTTGAGCGAGAGCGTGGCGGTGCCCCTGGCCCCGAGGCCTCCCCGGCTGCGCAAGCTGCAGCATCGGCTCGTGTCGCGCTACCATCTGGAGACGGTGAGCCACGGCAGCGAGCCGCAGCGGCATCTCACCATCTATCCGCTCGGGGCGATCGTGGACATGCCCCGGGGCCGGGAACTGGACGGCGATGAGGAGGAGGGCGCGGAAGGTCTGGCCTGA
- a CDS encoding cupin domain-containing protein: MLIDTLLGDLPRSVFLQEHYLQQPLARPSAASKLRELATWDTAERLIETPECDLLLVRDGKLWTGPRPTSAREARALHAQGYSIVLRHADRHDAGLAELGRTLSAELQGTVNLQLYCTPAGHGSFGWHCDPEEVFIFQTLGAKSYLLRRNTLNPTPLHETLNDAPDVSRERTPVQECRLEAGDWLYIPGGYWHHVSAPEQESISISVGLMPPTPIDVLDFLRTQLMRSRAWQRRLPPLGHASPLSDAEKMELYRSLFQELGGELKRMMEDPRQVLRFMAASASAGIRSSALGLGTPSRRDEKD, from the coding sequence ATGCTCATTGATACCCTGTTGGGCGATCTCCCTCGTTCCGTCTTCCTCCAGGAGCACTACCTCCAGCAGCCGCTCGCGCGGCCCTCCGCCGCTTCGAAGCTGCGAGAGCTGGCGACGTGGGACACCGCCGAGCGCCTCATCGAGACCCCCGAGTGCGACCTGCTGCTCGTTCGCGATGGCAAGCTGTGGACCGGCCCCAGGCCCACGAGCGCCCGCGAGGCCCGCGCGCTCCACGCGCAGGGATATTCCATCGTCTTGCGGCACGCGGACCGGCACGACGCCGGCCTCGCGGAGCTGGGGCGTACGCTCTCCGCCGAGCTTCAGGGCACGGTCAACCTTCAGCTCTATTGCACCCCCGCGGGGCACGGCAGCTTTGGCTGGCATTGCGACCCCGAAGAGGTCTTCATCTTCCAGACCCTGGGCGCCAAGAGCTACCTGCTGCGGCGCAACACGCTCAACCCCACGCCCCTCCACGAGACGCTCAACGATGCGCCGGACGTCTCGCGCGAGCGGACGCCGGTGCAGGAGTGCCGACTCGAGGCTGGTGACTGGCTCTACATTCCCGGCGGCTACTGGCACCACGTGAGCGCGCCGGAGCAGGAGTCCATCTCCATCTCGGTGGGCCTCATGCCCCCGACGCCCATCGACGTCCTGGACTTCCTGCGCACGCAGTTGATGCGCTCGCGCGCCTGGCAGCGGCGGCTGCCACCGCTGGGACATGCCTCCCCGCTGTCGGACGCGGAGAAGATGGAGCTCTACCGGAGCTTGTTCCAGGAACTCGGGGGCGAGCTGAAGCGGATGATGGAGGACCCGCGGCAGGTGCTCCGGTTCATGGCCGCCAGTGCCAGCGCGGGAATCCGTTCCTCGGCACTCGGCCTGGGCACTCCCTCGCGCCGGGACGAGAAGGACTGA
- a CDS encoding cyanophycinase, with product MKKKRRGDLLVIGGHEQKESDEERTILRQAAKKAQDDGGRIVVLTVATMEPEATAETYRKAFGRLGVRYMEVLDIRNREQAYDPANVEKLEGASVLFFTGGDQLRITSQMGGSPLLDRIFALHEEGATIVGTSAGAAAMSETMLISGPTNQSRLTSLSMAPGLGLLEGVIVDSHFAERGRFGRLMGAVAQNPHNLGIGIDEDTAIHVTNDEEFTVLGSGAIYVIDGTGIRFTSLSDRQSEGILTIHDARVHVLGRDDRFNLKERRPIPPSSTSTV from the coding sequence ATGAAGAAGAAGCGCCGGGGTGACCTGCTGGTCATCGGTGGCCACGAGCAGAAGGAGTCGGACGAGGAGCGGACCATCCTGCGGCAGGCCGCGAAGAAGGCGCAGGACGACGGGGGGCGCATCGTCGTGCTCACCGTGGCCACCATGGAGCCCGAGGCCACGGCGGAGACGTACCGCAAGGCCTTCGGCCGGCTGGGCGTGCGCTACATGGAGGTGCTCGACATCCGCAACCGCGAGCAGGCCTATGACCCGGCCAACGTGGAGAAGCTGGAGGGGGCCTCGGTGCTGTTCTTCACCGGCGGCGACCAGCTGCGCATCACCAGCCAGATGGGGGGCTCGCCGCTGCTGGACCGCATCTTCGCGTTGCATGAGGAGGGGGCGACCATCGTCGGCACCTCGGCGGGCGCGGCGGCCATGTCCGAGACGATGCTCATCAGCGGCCCCACCAATCAGTCCCGTCTCACCTCCCTGTCCATGGCTCCGGGGCTCGGGTTGTTGGAGGGCGTCATCGTGGACTCGCACTTCGCCGAGCGGGGCCGCTTCGGGCGGCTCATGGGCGCCGTCGCGCAGAACCCGCACAACCTGGGCATCGGCATCGACGAGGACACCGCCATCCACGTGACGAACGACGAGGAATTCACCGTGTTGGGCTCGGGTGCCATCTACGTCATCGACGGCACCGGCATCCGCTTCACCAGCCTGTCGGACCGGCAGTCCGAGGGCATCCTCACCATCCACGACGCGCGCGTCCACGTGCTGGGCCGGGACGACCGCTTCAACCTGAAGGAACGCCGGCCCATCCCTCCCTCCTCGACCTCCACCGTGTGA
- a CDS encoding amidohydrolase family protein, translated as MLTLIRNGVLHAPAPAGIQPVLLVGERVARLGEVDEAALIALGLPYEVVDARGGLVVPGLVDPHQHLIGAGGEKGFASRRPEVSLEQLLLAGITTVVGCLGTDGTTRHLSALVGKVRQLVEQGVSAFLYTGGFYVPPATLTGSVMDDLVLIDRVIGVGELAISDARSSHPSLDDLARVVSSAMVGGRMAGKAGVTHFHVGPGRTLMRPLHALLDGYEVAPEYIYATHANRSDALMDDAIALSRRGAFVDVDTVDPGVGRWIRYYLEHGGVPERLTVSSDAHTAGAEPARLHQELVASVREHGFLLEQVLPFFTANPAAALKLHRKGRLAPGVEGDVVVLEARTLEVVHVFARGRQRVRDGRLLEGGEGDMS; from the coding sequence GTGCTCACTCTCATTCGCAACGGAGTCCTCCACGCGCCAGCACCGGCGGGAATCCAGCCGGTGCTGCTGGTGGGCGAGCGCGTGGCCCGGCTGGGCGAGGTGGACGAAGCCGCGTTGATCGCGCTCGGGTTGCCCTACGAGGTGGTCGACGCCCGGGGGGGCCTCGTCGTCCCCGGCCTCGTGGACCCGCACCAGCACCTCATTGGGGCCGGCGGGGAGAAGGGCTTCGCCAGCCGCAGGCCCGAGGTCTCCCTGGAGCAGTTGTTGCTCGCCGGCATCACCACCGTGGTGGGCTGTCTGGGAACGGATGGCACCACGCGGCACCTGAGCGCGCTGGTGGGCAAGGTCCGGCAACTGGTCGAGCAGGGAGTGAGCGCCTTCCTCTACACCGGCGGCTTCTACGTCCCTCCGGCCACGCTCACAGGCTCCGTGATGGATGACCTGGTCCTCATCGACCGGGTCATCGGCGTGGGGGAACTGGCCATCTCCGACGCCCGCTCCAGCCACCCCTCGCTGGACGACCTGGCGCGGGTGGTGTCCTCGGCGATGGTGGGCGGGAGGATGGCGGGCAAGGCCGGCGTCACGCACTTCCACGTCGGGCCGGGCCGCACCCTGATGCGGCCGCTCCATGCGCTGCTCGACGGGTACGAGGTGGCGCCGGAGTACATCTACGCCACACACGCCAACCGCAGTGACGCGCTGATGGACGATGCCATCGCCTTGTCGCGCCGGGGGGCCTTCGTGGACGTGGACACGGTGGATCCCGGAGTGGGCCGGTGGATCCGCTACTACCTGGAACACGGAGGCGTGCCCGAGCGGCTCACCGTGTCCTCGGATGCCCATACCGCGGGCGCCGAGCCGGCCCGGCTGCATCAGGAACTGGTCGCCTCCGTGCGCGAGCATGGGTTCTTGCTCGAACAGGTCCTACCCTTCTTCACGGCCAATCCCGCGGCGGCGCTGAAGCTGCACCGCAAGGGGCGGCTCGCGCCGGGCGTGGAGGGTGACGTGGTGGTGCTGGAGGCACGCACGCTGGAGGTCGTCCACGTCTTCGCTCGGGGACGGCAGCGGGTGCGGGACGGGCGGCTGCTCGAGGGCGGGGAAGGAGACATGTCATGA
- the cphA gene encoding cyanophycin synthetase, with the protein MTSHGVTVRRVQALRGPNLYAYKTVLRVELDIGPLETRPSNSFPGFVERLTSWLPGLHVHECSIGRPGGFVERLRRGTYLAHITEHVTIAIQNEMGFDVAYGRARGTGETGVYTVVVAYEEEEPAREAFKTALEMTLAAMFDEPYDAPAALERLRDMADEYRMGPSTRAIVNAARRRKIPVRRLTPTGSLVQLGYGIHQKRILASQTSDTSSLAVEICQEKPLTNRVLRNVGISVPEGRTVRSADEAWEVAQDLGLPVILKPEAGNQGKGVMVNLRSEAEVRAAYEVASQYRGDVLVERHIEGDDFRLLVVNGKMVAAARRDPAQVIGDGRRTVAQLVEVANQDPRRRPGHSSSLTRIRLDDAAQVVLGQQGLTGESVPAQGQVVKLRQNCNLSTGGTATDVTDEVHPSNARMAELAAQVLNLDVAGIDLLCKDIRRPVMEQGGAIVEVNAAPGLRMHLQPTNGIPRDVGVPIVESLYPDGAPSRIPIIAVTGTNGKTTVTRLVAHMFETAHQCVGMTSTDGTYIRGERILEGDCSGPRSAQAVLLHPRVEVAVLEVARGGILREGLGFDWCSVGIVTNVSPDHLGLGGINTLEQLARVKQVVIESVSEDGSAVLNADDPLVAEMAAASKGQVVYFSRRPDNPILQAHLAQGGSGVFVENGFIVTARGDRRQLLVELERITFTAGGALRFQLENALAATAAAWAQGLNPALIVRALTTFRSDHRMAPGRFNVLGLAGRQVILDYGHNVGAMRAIAEALPRDGSRRTLMVIGLPGDRRDEDILATVQETLPFVDEYVFHDLKDRRERAELEVPQLMRSCLAPDTPHHFAADGREGILLGFQRSRPGDRLVIIADIVEEALEVLESLADVEADEESGVCELPVSRSLM; encoded by the coding sequence ATGACTTCCCATGGCGTGACGGTTCGCAGGGTCCAGGCCCTCCGCGGGCCCAATCTCTACGCATACAAGACCGTGCTGCGCGTCGAGCTGGACATCGGTCCGCTGGAGACGCGGCCGAGCAACTCCTTCCCCGGTTTCGTCGAGCGGTTGACGTCCTGGTTGCCCGGGCTGCACGTGCACGAATGCAGCATCGGCCGGCCCGGGGGCTTCGTGGAGCGGCTGCGGCGCGGCACGTACCTGGCGCACATCACCGAGCACGTCACCATCGCCATCCAGAACGAGATGGGCTTCGACGTGGCGTATGGCCGCGCGCGGGGCACGGGCGAGACGGGGGTGTACACCGTCGTGGTCGCCTATGAGGAGGAGGAGCCCGCGCGCGAGGCCTTCAAGACGGCGCTGGAGATGACGCTCGCGGCCATGTTCGACGAGCCCTACGACGCGCCCGCGGCCCTCGAGCGCCTGCGGGACATGGCCGACGAGTACCGGATGGGCCCGAGCACCCGCGCCATCGTCAATGCCGCGCGCCGCCGGAAGATTCCGGTGCGCCGGCTGACGCCCACCGGCAGCCTGGTGCAGCTCGGCTACGGCATCCACCAGAAGCGCATCCTCGCCTCGCAGACGTCCGACACGTCCTCGCTCGCCGTGGAGATCTGCCAGGAGAAGCCCCTCACCAACCGCGTGCTGCGCAACGTGGGCATCTCCGTGCCCGAGGGCCGCACGGTGCGCTCGGCGGACGAGGCCTGGGAGGTGGCCCAGGACCTCGGCCTGCCCGTCATCCTCAAGCCGGAGGCGGGCAACCAGGGCAAGGGCGTGATGGTGAACCTGCGCTCCGAGGCCGAGGTCCGCGCCGCGTACGAGGTCGCCAGCCAGTACCGCGGCGACGTGCTCGTCGAGCGGCATATCGAAGGCGATGACTTCCGGCTCCTGGTCGTCAATGGGAAGATGGTGGCCGCGGCGCGGAGGGACCCGGCACAGGTCATCGGGGATGGCCGGCGCACGGTGGCGCAACTGGTCGAGGTGGCCAACCAGGATCCCCGCCGGAGGCCGGGCCATAGCAGCTCCCTCACCCGCATCCGGCTGGACGACGCGGCACAGGTGGTGCTCGGTCAGCAGGGGCTCACCGGGGAGTCCGTTCCGGCACAGGGCCAGGTCGTCAAGCTGCGCCAGAACTGCAACCTGTCCACCGGTGGCACCGCCACGGACGTGACGGACGAGGTGCACCCGAGCAACGCACGCATGGCCGAGCTCGCAGCGCAGGTGCTCAACCTGGACGTCGCGGGCATCGACCTGCTGTGCAAGGACATCCGGCGCCCGGTGATGGAGCAGGGCGGAGCCATCGTCGAGGTGAACGCGGCGCCGGGGCTGCGCATGCACCTGCAGCCGACGAATGGCATTCCACGCGACGTGGGCGTGCCCATCGTGGAGTCGCTCTATCCGGATGGGGCGCCCTCGCGCATCCCCATCATCGCCGTCACCGGCACCAACGGGAAGACGACCGTCACCCGGCTGGTGGCACACATGTTCGAGACGGCGCACCAGTGCGTGGGCATGACGAGCACCGACGGGACGTACATCCGCGGCGAGCGCATCCTCGAGGGTGATTGCTCGGGGCCGAGGAGCGCCCAGGCCGTCCTCCTGCACCCGCGCGTGGAGGTGGCGGTGTTGGAGGTGGCGCGCGGCGGCATCCTGCGCGAGGGCCTCGGCTTCGACTGGTGCAGCGTGGGCATCGTCACCAACGTCAGCCCGGACCACCTGGGGCTCGGTGGCATCAACACGCTGGAGCAGCTGGCGCGGGTGAAGCAGGTCGTCATCGAGTCGGTGTCGGAGGATGGTTCGGCGGTGCTCAACGCGGATGATCCACTGGTGGCGGAGATGGCGGCCGCCTCCAAGGGCCAGGTCGTCTACTTCTCGCGCAGGCCGGACAACCCCATCCTCCAGGCGCACCTGGCCCAGGGCGGCAGCGGCGTGTTCGTCGAGAACGGGTTCATCGTCACGGCCAGGGGGGATCGCCGCCAGCTGCTGGTGGAACTGGAGCGCATCACCTTCACCGCGGGAGGCGCCCTGCGCTTCCAGCTCGAGAACGCGCTCGCCGCCACTGCCGCGGCCTGGGCCCAGGGGCTCAACCCCGCGCTCATCGTCCGCGCGCTGACCACCTTCCGTTCGGACCACCGCATGGCGCCGGGGCGTTTCAACGTCCTGGGGCTGGCGGGGCGGCAGGTCATCCTGGACTACGGGCACAACGTCGGCGCCATGCGTGCCATCGCCGAGGCGCTGCCCCGCGACGGCTCCCGCCGCACCCTGATGGTGATTGGCCTGCCGGGAGATCGCCGCGACGAGGACATCCTGGCCACCGTCCAGGAGACGCTGCCCTTCGTGGACGAGTACGTGTTCCATGACCTGAAGGATCGCCGCGAGCGCGCGGAGCTGGAGGTTCCCCAGTTGATGCGCAGCTGCCTGGCTCCGGACACGCCCCACCACTTCGCCGCGGACGGGCGCGAGGGCATCCTCCTCGGCTTCCAACGCTCCCGGCCCGGGGACCGGCTGGTCATCATCGCGGACATCGTCGAGGAGGCGCTGGAGGTCCTCGAGTCCCTCGCCGACGTGGAGGCGGATGAGGAGTCCGGGGTGTGCGAGCTGCCCGTGTCTCGGAGCCTCATGTAG